In Uranotaenia lowii strain MFRU-FL chromosome 2, ASM2978415v1, whole genome shotgun sequence, one genomic interval encodes:
- the LOC129748811 gene encoding trans-1,2-dihydrobenzene-1,2-diol dehydrogenase-like — protein MAPLRWGIAGAGTISHDFACAVSTLPKADHHVVAVAARGLENAQKFAELHGIRNFHVGFEALARDPNVDIVYVGTMNSLRYEIALQMLDGGKHVLCERPLCVNEGQSKALLEYARERKLFCMEGISSRFFPAYGYIRNRIRNGDLGDIREVKVELGFPISKVQRIRMQHLGGGSVLDLGLYSSQLALWILEQSPAEIKTEGEMNEENVDVQTNVELKFPSGATVKIRTSGVETLSNTATISGTEGTITLPDFWCPTELTDLDGTIKFYPLPMSKVECIQKNSVGLRYEAEECRLRIEAGDLESSIVSHSDSLAVARVQDTIRKQMGVEMAEDYIFKP, from the exons ATGGCACCATTACGTTGGGGAATCGCTGGCGCGGGAACAATTTCGCACGATTTTGCGTGTGCCGTTTCGACGTTGCCAAAAGCCGATCATCACGTGGTAGCCGTTGCTGCTCGAGGATTGGAAAATGCACAGAAATTTGCCGAACTTCATGGAATCAGAAATTTTCACGTCGGTTTCGAGGCACTGGCCCGGGATCCCAATGTCG ATATCGTCTACGTGGGTACGATGAACAGTCTGCGCTACGAAATCGCGCTTCAGATGCTAGACGGTGGAAAGCACGTGCTTTGCGAACGTCCTCTTTGCGTTAACGAGGGTCAATCGAAGGCTTTGCTGGAGTATGCCAGGGAACGTAAATTGTTCTGCATGGAAGGTATTTCGTCAAGATTCTTCCCAGCTTATGGTTACATACGGAATCGCATCCGCAACGGCGATCTTGGTGATATTCGGGAGGTTAAAGTCGAACTGGGATTCCCCATCAGTAAGGTCCAACGTATCCGGATGCAGCACTTGGGCGGAGGAAGTGTGCTAGATTTGGGTCTCTACAGCAGCCAACTGGCGCTTTGGATTCTGGAACAAAGTCCAGCGGAGATTAAGACCGAAGGAGAAATGAACGAAGAAAACGTGGATGTTCAGACAAATGTTGAGCTCAAATTTCCCAGTGGTGCAACAGTCAAAATTCGAACCAGTGGGGTCGAAACACTTTCAAATACTGCCACGATTAGCGGAACAGAGGGGACTATCAcg CTTCCTGATTTCTGGTGTCCGACCGAACTGACAGATTTGGATGGGACGATTAAATTTTACCCATTGCCTATGTCCAAGGTGGAGTGTATTCAGAAGAACAGCGTTGGCCTTCGGTATGAGGCTGAGGAATGCCGGCTAAGGATAGAGGCCGGTGATTTGGAATCGTCGATTGTGAGCCATTCCGATAGTTTGGCTGTGGCGAGGGTCCAGGATACCATTCGGAAGCAGATGGGTGTTGAAATGGCTGAGGATTACATTTTTAAGCCTTGA
- the LOC129746945 gene encoding uncharacterized protein LOC129746945 produces MLKPIKSLLTYLHKNSNGSNGVGVTNGIGTMEETSLDTNSAMDGAEETPCEDPLYDPLALDGEEDVLGACDGAGNVERIDLNSSICSTVSSVTAETANTSCSDLDSSAGQIILVDVTSLKQGSELARVTGEPAVTISVNGLDDSGMSLENGHNSDETKSTNLEDDSFTTASCGDTPIVTVTDLVVPEECPDVADRSNAEETDPIATSSTNTQEPEEEEASDGSDSGLGSEPSRNLSTLEKEITELPPVKSNLKRRSAEETTGASNEKRPKKGITFDGVTVYYFSRMQGFGCVPSQGGCTLGMEIQHMHSRRFTLAEHAAEQRKMHRAQLQELNPRSSSSEETDSDEEPSCDSGSEGECESYGFLQPVTARQRRALLKAAGVRQIDSSEKDECRLIRTSREVCGCTCRGYCDPDTCACSQAGIKCQVDRPNFPCGCTQDGCANVMGRVEFNPARVRTHFIHTIMRLNLDNKTNGDTDGGMAMGANGGYGSLKDWSSGPVRLPGLYGRLAVNGGADTVDGYHHHQHHQAHHQMQHQYALAGHNYLGNHSVPQGTDSLDLHYAFRDYYSSNQPTDQLPMNNALMAPYYGNYPTSLEQYHQPHHSSLILDHHQQRQQDPHSTIYHGQMVECLPGTSTSNTNTTVIMDEDTTLNTPINPNFVCDETLLCSSTSNLVDHGLSQTDPLNTSSSCPEKVIIPETSEPLPETSPLDTGGDFIDLNTPLAPSSERLEAINDLLASSRHSIGIVKQSIIAEEDDELSDFRDPPQIPITHAAESNNTLTETNDTQPLDVPKSTATTLGTPILQDTHSDPTKVAEVPEQVAPSAVIETTEHLSEIIKNSIVETVSN; encoded by the exons ATGCTGaaaccgatcaaatcgttgcTAACCTATTTGCACAAAAATTCCAATGGATCCAACGGTGTTGG AGTAACCAACGGAATTGGTACCATGGAGGAAACAAGCCTGGATACTAACAGTGCTATGGACGGCGCCGAAGAAACGCCGTGCGAGGATCCCCTGTACGACCCGCTAGCCCTCGATGGGGAAGAGGACGTACTGGGGGCATGTGACGGTGCAGGGAATGTGGAAAGAATCGATTTGAACAGCAGTATCTGCAGCACTGTGAGCAGTGTGACCGCTGAAACTGCGAACACGAGTTGTAGTGATTTGGACAGTTCTGCCGGTCAGATTATACTGGTCGATGTGACCAGCCTGAAACAGGGAAGTGAGCTAGCGAGGGTAACGGGAGAACCTGCTGTGACTATTAGTGTAAACGGCCTTGATGACAGTGGCATGTCCCTGGAGAATGGGCACAATAGTGATGAGACCAAGTCTACCAACCTGGAAGATGATAGCTTTACGACGGCCTCCTGTGGGGATACCCCAATCGTGACGGTGACGGATTTGGTGGTACCGGAGGAATGTCCAGATGTTGCCGATCGTTCCAACGCTGAAGAAACTGATCCGATCGCAACGAGCTCGACTAATACTCAGGAACCTGAAGAGGAAGAAGCAAGCGATGGATCAGATTCAGGATTAGGATCCGAACCGTCCAGGAATCTTTCGACATTGGAGAAAGAAATCACAGAGCTGCCTCCGGTGAAAAGCAATCTCAAGCGGCGCTCGGCGGAGGAAACGACCGGTGCGAGTAACGAAAAGCGACCAAAGAAGGGCATTACATTTGACGGGGTGACGGTCTACTATTTCAGTCGGATGCAAGGTTTTGGATGTGTACCATCACAGGGTGGATGCACTCTCGGTATGGAAATTCAGCACATGCATTCAAG GAGGTTTACCTTGGCCGAACATGCCGCCGAACAGAGGAAAATGCATCGAGCACAGCTGCAGGAGCTTAATCCTCGCAGCAGCTCTAGCGAAGAAACGGACAGCGACGAGGAACCAAGCTGTGACAGCGGTTCCGAGGGTGAATGCGAATCCTATGGTTTCCTACAGCCGGTGACGGCTCGACAGCGACGGGCACTCCTCAAAGCAGCCGGTGTGCGACAAATCGATTCTTCCGAAAAGGACGAGTGCCGATTGATTCGAACTTCTCGGGAAGTATGCGGTTGTACCTGCCGAGGATACTGTGATCCGGATACGTGTGCCTGCAGTCAGGCTGGCATCAAATGTCAGGTGGATAGGCCAAATTTTCCTTGTGGATGTACACAGGATGGTTGTGCCAACGTCATGGGTCGGGTTGAGTTTAATCCAGCTAGGGTGCGAACACATTTCATACACACTATCATGAGGTTAAATTTGGATAACAAGACAAATGGGGACACGGACGGTGGGATGGCAATGGGAGCTAATGGTGGTTATGGTAGCTTGAAAGACTGGTCTAGTGGTCCTGTACGGTTACCAGGACTGTACGGAAGGCTGGCAGTCAATGGAGGAGCTGATACTGTGGATGGATATCACCATCACCAGCATCATCAGGCTCACCATCAGATGCAGCATCAATACGCATTAGCGGGGCATAACTATCTAGGCAATCATTCGGTTCCACAAGGAACAGATTCTCTAGATCTCCATTACGCTTTTAGGGATTACTATTCTTCCAATCAACCTACTGATCAATTGCCGATGAATAATGCACTAATGGCACCTTACTACGGAAATTATCCAACCAGTCTAGAACAATACCATCAACCTCACCACAGCAgtcttattttggaccaccaccAGCAACGGCAACAAGATCCACATTCCACAATCTACCACGGACAGATGGTAGAATGCCTCCCGGGAACTTCGACCTCGAATACCAATACCACGGTAATAATGGATGAAGACACAACCCTAAACACTCCTATCAACCCAAATTTCGTCTGTGACGAAACTCTACTCTGCAGCAGCACCTCCAATTTGGTAGACCATGGTCTATCGCAAACAGATCCTCTTAATACTAGTTCCTCCTGTCCAGAAAAAGTAATTATCCCCGAAACATCGGAGCCCCTACCTGAAACCAGCCCTCTGGATACTGGCGGAGATTTCATTGACCTTAACACCCCTTTAGCACCAAGTAGCGAACGTTTGGAAGCCATTAATGATCTCCTCGCCAGCAGTAGACATTCGATTGGCATCGTCAAGCAATCCATTATTGCCGAAGAAGACGACGAACTAAGCGACTTCCGGGATCCACCACAGATTCCCATCACCCATGCTGCAGAATCCAACAACACACTCACCGAAACCAACGATACTCAACCACTGGATGTTCCGAAGAGTACTGCAACTACACTCGGTACGCCCATCCTGCAAGATACCCATTCGGACCCTACCAAAGTCGCCGAAGTCCCTGAACAAGTCGCCCCTAGTGCCGTAATCGAAACGACCGAACACTTAagtgaaattatcaaaaatagtaTTGTTGAAACTGTCTCCAATTAG